AGTGCGCGTTTAAGCGCACCGTCATCGCCCTGTAGAATTGAGCTAAAGTGAGAGCCACAGTTGCCGCAGTTTCCACAGTTAGACATAATTACCACTCCGCAAAAGAGCCATCTTTATGGCGCCAAACCGGATTACGCCAACGATGACCGATTTTCGTCATCTCACGTAAAAACTCCTCATTAATGTCCACTCCCAGACCAGGTCCTGTCGGAAGTGTGCAATAGCCCTCTTTAAAGCTAAAAACTTCTTTGTTATTAACGTAATCAAGTACGTCACAGCCCTGATTATAATGAATACCGATACTTTGCTCTTGGATCACGGCATTAAGTGAAACGGCATCAACCTGAATACATGATGACAAAGCCACTGGTCCCAATGGGCAATGCGGAGCAAGTGCTACATCAAAAGCTTCCGCCATAGCCGCAATCTTCCTCACTTCTGTGATACCACCAGCGTGAGAAAGGTCTGGTTGAATAATGTCGACCCCACCACGTTGCAACAGATTTTTAAAATCCCAACGCGAGAACATTCGTTCACCTGTCGCGATTGGTATTGCACCATACTGAGCTATTTCGTGGATTGCATCTAAATGCTCTGGTAATACAGGCTCTTCTACAAACATTGGTCGCATTGGCTCTAGTTCTCTCATGAGCACCTTAGCCATACCTTTATGCACACGCCCGTGGAAATCGATACCAATTCCCATATCTTTATGCGTCGCATCGCGAACCGCTTGAACACGTTCTAGTACGGCATCAACTTTACTGTAATCATCAATATAGTTAAGCTCTTCGGTTCCATTCATCTTAATTGCCGTAAAGCCTAATTCCATACGCTCTTTTGCCATACGCGCTACATCGTCAGGACGATCGCCGCCGATCCAAGAATAAGTACGAATTGAATCGCGGCACTTACCACCAAGCAATTGATAAACGGGAACATTCAAGTCTTTACCTTTAATATCCCAAAGAGCTTGATCAATGCCGGATAGAGCACTCATCAATACCGGACCACCACGATAAAATGTAGATCGGTAGAGCACATTCCAAATATCTTCAATATCACGAGGGTCCTTGCCTATCACGTAATCCATTAACTCATCAACCGCAGCTTGAACCGTATGAGCACGACCTTCGAGCACAGGTTCCCCCCACCCAACTATGCCTGTATCGGTTTCTAGCTTTAAAAAACACCAGCGCGGCGGTACTAAAAATGTTTCATAACTTACAATCTTCATAGCAACTACTCTATTTGGCTAAATCTGGTAAAAAGGTGATAACGCTTGGAAGGAATACCAACGCTATTTGAACCAACAACATACTAATGAGGAAAGGGACAACGGCACGAGACAGTTGGACCATTGAAGATCCGGTGATACCTTTTGCCACAAAGAGGTTTACCCCGACTGGTGGCGTTATAAGTGCGAGCTCTGTACCAACGATTAAAATAATACCGAAGTGGTATGGGCTAATACCCAATTGCACGAGAATTGGCAAAAACAATGGGGTGTAAATAAGAATCTGCGCAGCTGTCTCAATGAAAAGACCGGTGAACATAATCAATGCTACAAATATCAAAAGGATAATAGTCGGGTTATCAGTAACTTGTAGAATTGCCTCACCTATCATTTGAGGGATTTGGCTCATCGTTAAATAACGTGCAAATGCAGTTGCAAAACCTAAAATAATAATCACACAGCCGGTTGTAATAGCGGATTTCACAACAATCGGACGAATATCTTTAAGCGTAATTTCCTTATGTACATATAAGCTAACAATTAAAGTGTAGATAACCGTAATACATGCGGCTTCAGTTGCAGTAAACACACCAGAATAGATACCACCAAGAATAATTACTGGTGTCAGTAGTGCCCACTTAGCATCCCAAAATGCTGACCATACTTTCTTACTATCAAACTTTTCCGCCATACCCACGTAACCGCGTTTCTTCGCGATTAAATAAACGGTAAAAATTAGACCTAGACCAACCATACCGCCAGGAATAAAGCCCGCTAAAAACATGTCTCCGATTGAAATCTCTGCCGTTACCGCATAAATAATCATTGGAATCGATGGGGGAATCAAAATACCCAGTGAACCCGCGGATGCTGTTAACGCACCAGCAAAATGACGGTTATAGCCTTTCTCAATCATTGAAGGCACCATCATAGAACCAATGGCGGCAACAGTAGCTGGCGATGAACCGGAAATCGCCGCAAAGAACATACACGCAATTACCGTGACAATACCCAAACCACCAGTTGTACGACCGACTAGCGTTGATGCAAAACCAACGATACGACGTGAAAGACCACCAGTTTCCATAACGAAACCAGCCATAATAAACATCGGAATCGCAAGATATGTAAATGAATCCAAGCCAGAAAACGATATTTGAGCAATGAAACCGCCTGAAATATCATTCATCAAAAGTGCAGCGAGTGTCGACATACCAATACAGATAGCTATTGGCATACCAACGAACAGCAACGCTACAAAAATTAACATGGTTATACCAAACGAAAACATTACTGAACCTCCAAATCGTTTTGACTTGTCATCAATACTTCACGATTTTGAAAACGCTGATACATACGCTGAATTAAGCGAAGAGAAATCAAAAAGAAGAACACTGGCACAATCATATAAATCCAACCGATTTGCCAACCAAGAGCAGGAGTTACTTGTGATACACGCAACGCTTCAACCGTAATTTCAACGCCGTAAATACCAACATAAATCATGAACGCACACCAAGTAGCTTCAATAACTTGGTCGAGATAATACTTCGCTTTACCCTGAACAAAGTTATCGATAATTTCTACGCGAACGTGAGCACCTTTAATTACCGCCAGTGAAGAAGCTGCGTAAACCAGCGCAATAAAAACATATCGTGCCAACTCTTCTGTCCATGACAGAGAAAAGTTAAATACGAAGCGGAATAGAATTTGAAGAAGACATAAAACTATCAATGCTAGAAACAACGCAACACTGAGATATTCTTCAAATTCATCATTGAATACTTTAGACAATTTAGACATAACGATTCTCGGTATAATCTATGAGACTGAGGGGCGAGTCATCGCCCCTAGAGCATTAAGAAAGTTTATTTACTTGTTGTTGCAGTTCAGCAAAGAACACAGGATCTATTTCATCACCATGCTGTTTCACCACAGGAGCCACGGCTTCACGGATCTCTTGTTTTGCCGCATCGGTTAATTGATGGAATTTAACCCCTGCTTCAATCATCTTTTGTAACGACTCTTCATCTTGAATACGCACTGCAGCACGCATTTCTTCCTTGGCTAAATCAGCACCTTGTTGAAGGATCTGTTGGTATTCTGGTGTTAACCCATCATAAAATTTCTTACCGACAACGAATACAACCCAGCTATATACGTGTCCGGTATCTGAAGCGTAAGGCTGCACTTCAAATAAGCGTTGAGAATAAATATTAGTGAATGGGTTCTCTTGCCCATCCACTGTGCCAAGTTGTAATGATGAGAACAATTCTGAGAATGGCATTGGCGTAGGGTTAGAACCCAACGCACGAAACGCATCTAAGTGAGAACGGTTTTGCATCGTTCTTAACTTCATTCCCTCGAAGTCACTAAGCTGAGTGATTGGCTTAATACTGTTTGTCACGTGACGAAAACCAAAGTTTCCGTAACCAAGACCTACGTATCCTGCATTTTCTAGTTTGCCTAATAAGTCTTTACCCCACTCACCATCAACAACCTGATTGGCAACCTCTTCAGTTGGGAATATAAAAGGCAGTTCTAAAATGTTAAATTCTTTAACGATATTCCCCATTACCGCAGGCGCTGGTAAATTCATTTGCACCGTGTTGAGTTTAATAGACTCCAGTACTTCTTGGTCGTTACCTAGCTGGTTACTTGCATAGATTTGTACATCTAATTTGCCTTGTGTTTGTTCTTCAACAAACGCTTCAAATGATTTCATCGCCTTAAATTCAAAGTGAGACTCAGGTACACCAATACCTACTTTCATCACTTTCACTTCGTCTTCTTTTTCTCCGCAACCTGTTAAGCCAAGTACGGCCATTGAGACAATTATTGAGGTAAGAGTCTTTTTCATTTCACATTTCCTTGGGTATTTTAATTATTAGATAAAGCCCATGCGTCACGGTATTGACGGGCATTCTTTATTAGTTGTTCTAAGTCCATTCCCGGTTTGTATAGGCCGGAACCTAAACCAAAGCCATTCGCTCCAGCCTGTCTAAAATCTGCCATTTGTTTTGCGTCAGCATTTATCCCACCAACGGGTAAACACGCTACCTGAGTTGGTAGCACGGCACGGAGTGCTTTCAAGTATCTAGGCTCTACGCTATCTGCTGGAAAAAACTTCAAACCGCTTGCTCCACATTCAAGTGCAGTAAACGCCTCAGTTGCGGTCATAACACCTGGTAAAGTGACGCAACCACATTGAGCAGCACGTCGAATGACCTCTGGATTCATATTTGGAGTAACCACTAAACGAGCCCCAGTCGCTAAAACACTTTCTAGATGAGCAACATTGGTTACGGTTCCTGCCCCTACTATCGCTTGATCACCCAATTCTTTGACTAGATGGGTAATACTGATTAATGCGTTAGGACTATTAAGAGGCACTTCAATTAACCTATAACCTTCTGCAATCAAAGTTGTGGCAACAGGAATGATCTCTTCAGGTGTGATACCGCGTAAAATCGCTACTAAAGGCAACGAAGTAAATGCATCTTCATTGATAAATTGCTCAGGCAACATTTCGCATGTCCTTACTTTGTTTATAAATAGTGGTCAAGCCGCTCAAGAAGCACTCATCACCTGAAAATATCTCTGTATTTAAACCAATATGTGCAAGAGCTAATTGGTAGAGTTGACAAAGACTATTTTCACCTACTAGGTACACCAGAGCTTGAGTCTTTATATCAGCCAGTTCAGCACCAATTAGCACACCAGATAAGTAGCTCTCCACATGCGACGAGGAGATATGCTGGAACAGTTTCTGAGTCCGAACAGAAAAAAGTACTGAACTAAGTGCGCCATTTAAGCCCGCGTCAACACCACTTAAAAAAGCACTTTGGTCAACCTCTTGTTCTGGGAGCTGGCGACCTAAGATCGAGTATTGCTTCAGTACTGAAAACAACTCGCCAGTCATATAAGTTTGAAAGTGAGTAAGTGACTGATTCTCAATTA
The genomic region above belongs to Vibrio ponticus and contains:
- the dgoD gene encoding galactonate dehydratase, whose protein sequence is MKIVSYETFLVPPRWCFLKLETDTGIVGWGEPVLEGRAHTVQAAVDELMDYVIGKDPRDIEDIWNVLYRSTFYRGGPVLMSALSGIDQALWDIKGKDLNVPVYQLLGGKCRDSIRTYSWIGGDRPDDVARMAKERMELGFTAIKMNGTEELNYIDDYSKVDAVLERVQAVRDATHKDMGIGIDFHGRVHKGMAKVLMRELEPMRPMFVEEPVLPEHLDAIHEIAQYGAIPIATGERMFSRWDFKNLLQRGGVDIIQPDLSHAGGITEVRKIAAMAEAFDVALAPHCPLGPVALSSCIQVDAVSLNAVIQEQSIGIHYNQGCDVLDYVNNKEVFSFKEGYCTLPTGPGLGVDINEEFLREMTKIGHRWRNPVWRHKDGSFAEW
- a CDS encoding TRAP transporter large permease; its protein translation is MFSFGITMLIFVALLFVGMPIAICIGMSTLAALLMNDISGGFIAQISFSGLDSFTYLAIPMFIMAGFVMETGGLSRRIVGFASTLVGRTTGGLGIVTVIACMFFAAISGSSPATVAAIGSMMVPSMIEKGYNRHFAGALTASAGSLGILIPPSIPMIIYAVTAEISIGDMFLAGFIPGGMVGLGLIFTVYLIAKKRGYVGMAEKFDSKKVWSAFWDAKWALLTPVIILGGIYSGVFTATEAACITVIYTLIVSLYVHKEITLKDIRPIVVKSAITTGCVIIILGFATAFARYLTMSQIPQMIGEAILQVTDNPTIILLIFVALIMFTGLFIETAAQILIYTPLFLPILVQLGISPYHFGIILIVGTELALITPPVGVNLFVAKGITGSSMVQLSRAVVPFLISMLLVQIALVFLPSVITFLPDLAK
- a CDS encoding TRAP transporter small permease; the encoded protein is MSKLSKVFNDEFEEYLSVALFLALIVLCLLQILFRFVFNFSLSWTEELARYVFIALVYAASSLAVIKGAHVRVEIIDNFVQGKAKYYLDQVIEATWCAFMIYVGIYGVEITVEALRVSQVTPALGWQIGWIYMIVPVFFFLISLRLIQRMYQRFQNREVLMTSQNDLEVQ
- the dctP gene encoding TRAP transporter substrate-binding protein, whose translation is MKKTLTSIIVSMAVLGLTGCGEKEDEVKVMKVGIGVPESHFEFKAMKSFEAFVEEQTQGKLDVQIYASNQLGNDQEVLESIKLNTVQMNLPAPAVMGNIVKEFNILELPFIFPTEEVANQVVDGEWGKDLLGKLENAGYVGLGYGNFGFRHVTNSIKPITQLSDFEGMKLRTMQNRSHLDAFRALGSNPTPMPFSELFSSLQLGTVDGQENPFTNIYSQRLFEVQPYASDTGHVYSWVVFVVGKKFYDGLTPEYQQILQQGADLAKEEMRAAVRIQDEESLQKMIEAGVKFHQLTDAAKQEIREAVAPVVKQHGDEIDPVFFAELQQQVNKLS
- a CDS encoding 2-dehydro-3-deoxy-6-phosphogalactonate aldolase, yielding MLPEQFINEDAFTSLPLVAILRGITPEEIIPVATTLIAEGYRLIEVPLNSPNALISITHLVKELGDQAIVGAGTVTNVAHLESVLATGARLVVTPNMNPEVIRRAAQCGCVTLPGVMTATEAFTALECGASGLKFFPADSVEPRYLKALRAVLPTQVACLPVGGINADAKQMADFRQAGANGFGLGSGLYKPGMDLEQLIKNARQYRDAWALSNN